Part of the Xanthocytophaga agilis genome is shown below.
TGCTCTCTCTATTAAACAATGAATGGTAAACAAAATCTAAATAATGAACTTTTGGTGAGGCAATAACTCACCATTTCCCTATACTCAGAACCACTCAACTATGAGCCGAAAAACAGTAGCCATTATTGGAAGCGGAATTGCAGGCATTGCCACCGCAATCCGATTAGCCGCCAAAGGATTTAGAGTCACTATATTTGAAGCGAATAGTTCTCCAGGTGGTAAACTATCTGAGTTTGAACTGGAAGGCTATCGTTTTGATGCTGGCCCTTCTTTATTTACAATGCCTCATTTTGTAGAAGAGTTGTTCCTAATTGCAGGTAAAAACCCCGCTGATTATATTGCTTATGGTAAACTTCCTGTTATCTGTGAATATTTTTATGAAGATGGTACTCATATACGAGCCTATTCCGATCCTGAAAAGTTTGCAGAAGAAATTGAACAGAAAACGGGACAATCCAAGAAAAGTGTCTTGTCTTATCTAAAACAAAGTGCCTTTAAATACGAAGTAACTGCGAATCTGTTTTTAAAACGATCTCTGCACAAATTATCTACCTGGTTAAATCTGGATGCGATCAGAGGGTACTGGAATCTTCCAAAACTAGATGTATTTCAAACATTAAATGAAGTAAACGAACGCCATTTCCAAGATCCACGTGTTGTGCAGCTTTTTAACAGGTATGCCACTTATAATGGATCTAATCCCTATGAGACTCCCGGAATAATGCATATTATTCCTCACCTGGAATATAATGTTGGCGCTTTCTTTCCAGCCAAAGGGATGTATAATATCACGCAAAGTCTCGTTCGTCTGGCTGAAGATATGGGAGTACTATTTTGCTATAATACCCGCATTAATGAAATTGTTGTGTTAAATAACAAGGCAGTAGGAGTACGTCCTAATAAAATTGATGGTCGGCCAGCACCAACCTATGAATCGTTTGATGTAGTAGTCAGCAATATGGATATTGTAAATACATATCGTAAGCTACTCCCTCATGTTGCAGCACCTACCCGCATATTAGAACAACCTAAATCGAGTTCAGCCTTAATATTTTATTGGGGTATTACCAGATCTTTTTTCGAACTGGACCTGCATAATATATTTTTTAGTAAAGACTATCAGCATGAATTTGATTGTTTGTTTCATAAGCAAACCATTTCCAATGATCCAACCATCTACATCAATATTACTTCCAAGTACAAACCTGATGATGCTCCTTCCGGATGCGAAAACTGGTTTACAATGATTAATGTCCCTAATAATTCCGGTCAGGACTGGGATGGTCTGATAGATGAAGCCCGTCGAAATATTATACTCAAGCTAAGCAGGATTCTGAAAACAGACATAAGTAAACTTATAGCCTGTGAATACATTCAGGACCCCAGAACTATAGAAGCACGAACATCATCCAGTCAGGGTGCCTTATATGGTATTAGTTCCAATAACCGTTATGCTGCATTCCTTCGACACGATAATAAATCTTCTAAGGTAAAGAATTTGTACTTTGTTGGAGGCAGTGTACACCCCGGAGGCGGTATACCCTTATCTCTTCTTTCTGCCAAAATTGCAGCTGGCATGGTTAAGGAACCTATATAGTAGCAACTGTATAGAGGAAATAATTACCCAAAACTACAAGTAATGGAAAATATTGTGCCCATGTAAGAATATTCGCTTTTTTACACATTTTACTCTTACAAAGTCTATAATACTCTTAGAATAACACTACTTTGGCATTTATAGATTGTAGAATTAGATACACAGTATTTATAGAGTTTACTTTTATAAAATAATTTTTCACTCAGATATATGATGTTATAAAATCTGTATAATTATTGTGTAATGCTGGTATAAAAGAACTAGTGTTAAAGTTCTATTTAAATAGTATTCAATAGTATTCAAAGAAGAGCTTACTAAAGAAGGAGATAATTTAATAAGAACATGTAGTAGACGATAGGCAAATAAATTATCTATTAGGCTTCATTTTACTTATCCTTTTATAAGATTGTCAATATAATCATAGTTAAATTGTATACTGTTTAGCTTTCATTATATAAAGTTCAGAATTCTCTTTGCATTTTTCATTGAATCACTTATATTTGCGTCCCAATTTTTAAAACTTTATTCTATTTTATAAATCATGTACGCAATTGTAGAAATCGCAGGTCAGCAAATCAAAGTTGAAAAAGATCGGTTCGTCTATGTTAACAGACTAGATGGAGAAGCCGGCGCTGACTTGACATTTGACAAGGTATTGCTTGTCGATAACGGCGGAGATGTGTCAGTAGGAGTACCGACAGTATCAGGAGCCTCTGTTTCAGCTAAAATTCTGGAACATGTAAAAGGAGAAAAAGTGATTATTTTCAAAAAGAAACGCCGTAAAGGATATCGTAAGAAAAACGGTCACCGTCAGCAATATACCAAGATCATGATCAATGGTATTTCCTTATAATCTTTTTCTGATTTTAAATTCTTAATTATACAAAGAAATGGCACACAAGAAAGGGGCCGGTAGTTCCAAAAACGGTCGCGAATCGCATAGCAAACGCCTGGGTGTGAAAAAATTTGGCGGCCAGGTAGTAAAAGCTGGTAACATCATTGTTCGTCAGCGTGGAACTCAACACCACCCTGATGTGAATGTAGGTATCGGCAAAGACCATACATTATTTGCACTAGTAGACGGTCGCGTTACATTCAGAAAAGGCTTTAAAGGACGTTCTTTCGTTTCTGTTGAGCCTGCTGAAGTAGTTGCCGTAGCAGCTGAGTAATTCAGTTATATAGATAAAAAAGCCGATAGCGAAACCGTTATCGGCTTTTTTATTATCTGCCTTTTTCTGAAAAAGGCAGCATCATTGCAACCATTCTCCTAGTGTGAATGTTGAAAAAGAATATCAATCTATCATTCTAATCTTGAGTGTCATGCTTTCCAGATATGTAAATATTTACACAGAGGCAAACCCTAATCCCAATTCTCTGAAATTTGTAGTTAATTTTATGCTTGTGCCTGAAGGCGTTAGTTTTGACTTTCCGGATGCTAAATCTGCTGCAGAGTCTCCATTAGCGACTGAGCTTTTCAACTTTCCGTTTGTTAGAAGAGTATTTTTTATGAGTAATTTTATCACTATCACCAAGGATGAAGAGACAGAATGGAATAGCGTAATTCCAGATATGAAGCAATTTTTAAAAGAATACTTAGAAGCCAACAAGCCTGTACTTGAAAGCGAAAAAGCAAAAACCAGCCATATTATATTTAATGATGATGATCCTGAGATCGTGAAAAAAATCAAACATTTACTGGATGAATATGTACGTCCGGCAGTCGAATCTGATGGCGGGGCTATCACTTTTCACTCATATGATGATGGAATTGTAAAGCTTTTGTTGCAAGGTTCTTGTAGCGGATGCCCATCTTCTACTCTTACGTTAAAATCCGGGATAGAAAATTTACTTAAACGTATGCTCCCTGAAATTAGAGAGGTAGTAGCTGAAGGCGCATAAAAACCATTAGTAATCAACAAGTTAACCACAAAATAATAAAGCCTGGATGTATCTATAGCCCATAGACATATCCAGGCTTTGTCATTTGTTAAAGGTTTACTAACCAATGTA
Proteins encoded:
- the crtD gene encoding 1-hydroxycarotenoid 3,4-desaturase CrtD, whose product is MSRKTVAIIGSGIAGIATAIRLAAKGFRVTIFEANSSPGGKLSEFELEGYRFDAGPSLFTMPHFVEELFLIAGKNPADYIAYGKLPVICEYFYEDGTHIRAYSDPEKFAEEIEQKTGQSKKSVLSYLKQSAFKYEVTANLFLKRSLHKLSTWLNLDAIRGYWNLPKLDVFQTLNEVNERHFQDPRVVQLFNRYATYNGSNPYETPGIMHIIPHLEYNVGAFFPAKGMYNITQSLVRLAEDMGVLFCYNTRINEIVVLNNKAVGVRPNKIDGRPAPTYESFDVVVSNMDIVNTYRKLLPHVAAPTRILEQPKSSSALIFYWGITRSFFELDLHNIFFSKDYQHEFDCLFHKQTISNDPTIYINITSKYKPDDAPSGCENWFTMINVPNNSGQDWDGLIDEARRNIILKLSRILKTDISKLIACEYIQDPRTIEARTSSSQGALYGISSNNRYAAFLRHDNKSSKVKNLYFVGGSVHPGGGIPLSLLSAKIAAGMVKEPI
- the rplU gene encoding 50S ribosomal protein L21, which codes for MYAIVEIAGQQIKVEKDRFVYVNRLDGEAGADLTFDKVLLVDNGGDVSVGVPTVSGASVSAKILEHVKGEKVIIFKKKRRKGYRKKNGHRQQYTKIMINGISL
- the rpmA gene encoding 50S ribosomal protein L27, which codes for MAHKKGAGSSKNGRESHSKRLGVKKFGGQVVKAGNIIVRQRGTQHHPDVNVGIGKDHTLFALVDGRVTFRKGFKGRSFVSVEPAEVVAVAAE
- a CDS encoding NifU family protein; translated protein: MLSRYVNIYTEANPNPNSLKFVVNFMLVPEGVSFDFPDAKSAAESPLATELFNFPFVRRVFFMSNFITITKDEETEWNSVIPDMKQFLKEYLEANKPVLESEKAKTSHIIFNDDDPEIVKKIKHLLDEYVRPAVESDGGAITFHSYDDGIVKLLLQGSCSGCPSSTLTLKSGIENLLKRMLPEIREVVAEGA